The stretch of DNA GCACGGTAAACGACAGGGAAGAAGGGGGATCGACGTTGTTGCTCACCGCGGACCTGCAGATGTGCAtgagcgggctcgggggaggctcggtgcagcagaacgacggcggcggccttcggtggccggaggtggaagcagaggGCCGGCTCAACGATGGAAGGGGTTCCGGCTCGTTTCGTCTCCGTAGTAGACGCAGCGGACGACGGCGGTCTTTGTGGACGCAACGGCGAGGCGAGATGTGCCTGCTGGCCATGGCAGAGTGAGGCGAGCGGCAACGACCGTGCTCGGCGATGGATCTGGAGGAGGTGACGAGTGCGTGGgcaagagagagagcgagggggcgCAAGTGGGGAGCGGTGAGTGGACGGGAGGGCTCGAGGCGTCGAGGGGACGGCGCCCTTATCCcctcggggcggcgccggcgagctggTCCGACAGGGACGTGTCCCTGTAGCGGTCGCGCCAGGAGAACAGTAGGCGAAGGCGACCGATGGGGTAGGTGGGCTGGCTGAGATGTTGGGCCGGCTGGGTGGGCTAAGGCCCATGGGGACAAGGGGGTGGGCTGTTTCCTTTTGCTTTTTTTTTACCTTTGTTTTTCAATTTCGTGGCTGTTTGTTTTTGAGCTCCTGTTTTGCATTTAGTTGACCCACCAAACAATTTTTGTAAAATGTGAATCATGTCATATAAATACTAGACAATGTCCTTAGATGGCAGAAAAAGTTTGGCTCAAATAAAATAGTTCAATATTTTATAAATtagaaaaggcatttaattaattgttaaaCCCACTTTATATTCACAAAAGGGCATTTTAATACTTTACAAAAATGTGgggtcaccaccataattagttctggaatatttgccacactttgaacatttcagTTTGTATGTTTGataaatttgaattttggacttgaTGTTTTGAACAAGTGGCAACTAGCAaggtaatcatgatgacatggcatgattAGTGGGAGATTACTGTGCATgattctcggggcgttacaaatctcctccactacaagaaatctcgtcccgagatttaagtggggaagtgaTGGGTAACTTCAGGAGGACTAATCTTTATAGGGTTAATCATCTCGTGAACAATTAagggaatgtggcagaagtatctctcgagtcgAAAGTTCAGAAAACAtcaagagcaaagtatgaaggtacaat from Triticum aestivum cultivar Chinese Spring unplaced genomic scaffold, IWGSC CS RefSeq v2.1 scaffold130113, whole genome shotgun sequence encodes:
- the LOC123177489 gene encoding mucin-7 (The sequence of the model RefSeq protein was modified relative to this genomic sequence to represent the inferred CDS: added 139 bases not found in genome assembly); translation: MGLSPPSRPNISASPPTPSVAFAYCSPGATATGTRPCRTSSPAPPRGDKGAVPSTPRALPSTHRSPLAPPRSLSCPRTRHLLQIHRRARSLPLASLCHGQQAHLASPLRPQRPPSSAASTTETKRAGTPSIVEPALCFHLRPPKAAAVVLLHRASPEPAHAHLQVRDPVAAADAAVIDYVTDDPSILSEQPDGVPLEPEATVDGYYYVETAD